In one window of Bacillota bacterium DNA:
- a CDS encoding AzlD domain-containing protein — MRVEVLLGIVGMAVVTFLTRFVCLALFRRGGVPACLERWLKHMPTSILTALIVPSLLLPGGALDISVGNHYLLAGCVAGVVAYKSRNIVVTLALGLLVMLALRRFAA, encoded by the coding sequence ATGCGAGTTGAAGTACTGCTGGGTATCGTTGGAATGGCTGTGGTCACGTTCTTGACCCGCTTCGTTTGCCTGGCGCTTTTCCGGCGTGGCGGGGTTCCTGCCTGTCTGGAAAGATGGCTGAAGCACATGCCCACCTCTATACTCACAGCCCTGATAGTGCCATCCCTCCTGCTACCCGGCGGGGCCCTGGACATAAGCGTGGGTAACCACTACCTCTTGGCAGGATGTGTGGCTGGGGTAGTCGCCTATAAAAGCAGGAACATTGTTGTCACCTTGGCCCTGGGGCTCCTGGTGATGCTGGCCTTGCGGCGGTTCGCAGCGTGA
- a CDS encoding AzlC family ABC transporter permease: MSEARTVTAVTGDPRSEFWSGIRASLPVTIGVVPFGVTCGVMGVTVALTPMETILMSALVFAGASQFVALTMLSGPAGWGMIVLTTLLINLRHLLMGASLAPYMKRLPMPLQALLAFGIVDESYVLTMDRLRQHAYDPSFHLGCHVPFYVVWLTSTAIGAYMGRHIADPLAWGLDFAMPATFLALLVPRLVDKTAALVCVLAGAVSVAGALYLPGKWYIIVACLVASLAGGLMEGKTDAS, translated from the coding sequence ATGAGCGAGGCAAGAACCGTAACAGCGGTGACTGGTGACCCGAGGTCGGAGTTCTGGTCAGGGATTCGTGCCAGCCTTCCCGTAACAATTGGAGTAGTGCCCTTCGGGGTGACCTGTGGAGTAATGGGGGTCACAGTGGCATTGACTCCCATGGAGACCATCCTCATGTCAGCCCTGGTTTTCGCTGGTGCCTCTCAATTCGTGGCACTGACCATGCTGTCAGGGCCGGCCGGGTGGGGAATGATCGTCCTGACCACCCTCCTTATTAACCTAAGACACCTGTTAATGGGGGCCTCCCTGGCACCGTACATGAAACGACTGCCCATGCCCCTCCAGGCCCTGCTTGCCTTCGGAATAGTGGACGAAAGCTATGTGCTGACCATGGACCGGTTGCGGCAGCATGCCTACGACCCCAGTTTTCATCTTGGCTGCCATGTGCCTTTCTACGTGGTGTGGCTGACCTCCACGGCGATCGGAGCCTACATGGGCAGGCATATCGCTGACCCTCTGGCCTGGGGGCTGGACTTCGCCATGCCGGCCACCTTCCTCGCCCTCCTGGTGCCACGCCTCGTGGACAAGACCGCGGCGCTGGTCTGCGTCCTGGCAGGGGCGGTGTCCGTCGCGGGGGCCCTCTACCTGCCGGGTAAATGGTACATAATAGTTGCCTGCCTTGTGGCAAGTCTGGCCGGGGGCTTGATGGAGGGGAAGACGGATGCGAGTTGA